The following are encoded in a window of Pseudomonas graminis genomic DNA:
- the glpK gene encoding glycerol kinase GlpK, whose translation MTDNENKNYIIALDQGTTSSRAIIFDRDANVVSSAQSEFVQHYPQPGWVEHDPMEIFATQTACMTKVLAQANLHHNQIAAIGITNQRETTVVWEKDTGRPIYNAVVWQCRRSTEICQQLKRDGLEDYIRDTTGLVIDPYFSGSKLKWILDHVEGSRERARRGELLFGTVDSWLIWKFTGGKVHVTDYTNASRTMMFNIHTLEWDQRMLDVLDVPREMLPEVKSSSEVYGHSKSGIPIAGIAGDQQSALFGQMCVEPGQAKNTYGTGCFLLMNTGKKAVKSSHGMLTTIGCGPRGEVAYALEGAVFNGGSTVQWLRDELKIVNDSMDTEYFATKVKNSNGVYLVPAFTGLGAPYWDPYARGALFGLTRGVKVDHIIRAALESIAYQTRDVLDAMQQDAGEPLKALRVDGGAVANNFLMQFQADILGTPVERPKMRETTALGAAYLAGLAIGFWSGLDELRGKAVIERKFEPQCDDAEKEKLYAGWRKAVDRTRDWEPHEEVE comes from the coding sequence ATGACCGACAACGAAAACAAGAATTACATCATCGCTCTGGATCAAGGCACCACCAGTTCTCGCGCCATCATTTTTGACCGTGACGCCAACGTGGTGAGCAGCGCCCAGAGCGAGTTCGTTCAGCATTACCCCCAGCCTGGTTGGGTCGAGCACGATCCGATGGAGATTTTCGCGACCCAGACCGCGTGCATGACCAAAGTTCTGGCCCAGGCCAACCTGCACCACAATCAGATCGCCGCGATCGGTATCACCAATCAGCGCGAAACCACGGTCGTGTGGGAAAAGGACACCGGCCGGCCGATCTACAACGCCGTGGTCTGGCAATGCCGTCGCAGCACCGAGATCTGCCAGCAACTCAAGCGTGACGGTCTGGAAGACTACATCCGGGACACCACTGGTCTGGTCATCGACCCGTACTTTTCCGGCAGCAAACTGAAGTGGATTCTTGACCACGTTGAGGGGAGCCGCGAGCGCGCCCGTCGTGGCGAGTTGCTGTTCGGCACCGTCGATAGCTGGCTGATCTGGAAATTTACCGGCGGCAAGGTCCACGTTACCGACTACACCAACGCCTCGCGCACGATGATGTTCAACATCCATACCCTGGAGTGGGATCAGCGCATGCTCGACGTGCTCGACGTGCCCCGGGAGATGTTGCCGGAGGTCAAGTCGTCATCCGAAGTCTATGGCCACAGCAAAAGCGGCATTCCCATCGCCGGGATCGCCGGTGATCAGCAATCGGCGCTGTTCGGCCAGATGTGCGTCGAACCGGGTCAGGCGAAGAACACCTATGGCACCGGCTGCTTCCTGCTGATGAATACGGGCAAAAAAGCCGTGAAATCCAGCCACGGCATGCTCACCACCATAGGCTGCGGTCCGCGCGGTGAAGTGGCGTACGCGCTGGAGGGCGCGGTGTTCAATGGCGGCTCCACCGTGCAGTGGCTGCGCGACGAGCTAAAAATCGTCAACGATTCCATGGACACCGAATACTTCGCCACCAAAGTGAAGAACAGCAATGGCGTCTACCTGGTGCCTGCGTTCACCGGTCTGGGCGCGCCCTACTGGGACCCGTACGCACGGGGCGCCTTGTTCGGCCTGACCCGTGGCGTGAAGGTCGACCACATCATTCGCGCCGCACTGGAGTCCATCGCCTACCAGACCCGTGACGTGCTCGACGCCATGCAACAGGATGCCGGCGAGCCGCTCAAGGCCCTGCGCGTTGACGGCGGCGCAGTGGCGAACAACTTCCTCATGCAATTCCAGGCCGACATTCTCGGCACGCCGGTGGAGCGTCCGAAGATGCGCGAAACTACCGCATTGGGCGCAGCGTATCTGGCTGGCCTGGCGATCGGGTTCTGGAGCGGACTGGACGAGCTGAGAGGCAAGGCCGTCATCGAGCGCAAGTTCGAGCCACAATGCGATGACGCCGAGAAGGAAAAACTCTACGCCGGCTGGCGCAAGGCGGTGGACCGTACCCGCGATTGGGAACCCCACGAAGAGGTCGAATAA
- a CDS encoding DeoR/GlpR family transcriptional regulator, whose amino-acid sequence MNLPPRQQQILELVRERGYVSIEEMAQLFVVTPQTIRRDINQLAEMNLLRRYHGGAAYDSSIENTAYAMRADQMRDEKQRIAEAIAAQIPDHASLFINIGTTTESIARALLNHNHLKIITNNLHVASILSGKDDFEVLLAGGNVRRDGGVVGQASVDFITQFKVDFALVGISGIDEDGSLLDFDYQEVRVSQAIIANARQVILAADSSKFGRNAMVRLGPITLIDCLVTDQTPVPALAQLLTQNKIRLEVV is encoded by the coding sequence ATGAATCTGCCACCCCGTCAACAGCAGATCCTCGAGCTGGTCCGTGAGCGCGGCTACGTCAGCATCGAGGAAATGGCGCAGCTGTTCGTCGTGACCCCGCAAACCATTCGCCGCGACATCAATCAGTTGGCGGAAATGAACCTCCTGCGTCGTTACCACGGCGGCGCGGCCTACGATTCCAGCATCGAAAACACGGCCTACGCCATGCGTGCCGATCAGATGCGCGATGAGAAGCAGCGCATCGCCGAGGCCATTGCCGCGCAGATCCCGGACCATGCGTCGCTGTTCATCAACATCGGCACCACCACCGAATCCATCGCCCGCGCGTTGCTTAATCACAATCACCTGAAGATCATCACCAACAATCTTCACGTGGCGTCGATTCTCAGCGGCAAGGATGATTTCGAAGTGCTCCTGGCGGGCGGCAATGTGCGCCGGGATGGCGGCGTCGTCGGTCAGGCAAGCGTGGATTTCATCACGCAGTTCAAGGTCGATTTCGCCCTTGTGGGCATCAGCGGAATCGATGAGGACGGCAGTCTGCTGGATTTCGATTATCAGGAAGTGCGCGTTTCTCAGGCGATCATCGCCAACGCGCGTCAGGTGATTCTGGCTGCTGACTCCAGCAAATTCGGCCGCAACGCGATGGTTCGACTGGGGCCGATCACGCTGATCGACTGCCTGGTGACGGACCAGACGCCCGTGCCTGCACTGGCGCAACTGCTGACGCAGAACAAGATTCGGCTGGAAGTCGTTTAA
- the glpD gene encoding glycerol-3-phosphate dehydrogenase: MAQSTLPTPPLSEVYDVAVIGGGINGVGIAADASGRGLSVFLCEKDDLASHTSSASSKLIHGGLRYLEHYEFRLVREALAEREVLLEKAPHIVKPMRFVLPHRPHLRPAWMIRAGLFLYDHLGKREKLAASKTIRFGANSPLNSSITKGFEYSDCWVDDARLVVLNAMAAREKGAHIHTQTRCLGARRSGGVWHMDMERADGSLFSIRAKALVNAAGPWVAKFIREDLKLESQYGIRLIQGSHLIVPKLYEGENAFILQNEDQRIVFAIPYLERFTIIGTTDREYAGDPGKVAITEGETDYLLKIVNDHFKKQLSRADILSTWSGVRPLCNDESDNPSAITRDYTLSLSGSAQEAPILSVFGGKLTTYRKLAESAMQQLAPFFPQMKPSWTAKASLPGGESMTTPALLAAQLEQRCSWLPADIAKRWSITYGSRSWRIVEGVQSLSEMGEHLGGGLYSREVDYLCSEEWATKAEDILWRRTKLGLFTTDEEHQKVQAYLDKVAGRNGSLERLEWAVPAPKIHA; this comes from the coding sequence ATGGCCCAGTCCACTTTGCCGACCCCACCCCTTTCCGAGGTCTACGACGTTGCCGTGATCGGCGGTGGCATTAATGGTGTCGGCATTGCGGCAGACGCGTCGGGCCGGGGCCTTTCGGTCTTTCTCTGCGAGAAGGACGACCTCGCCAGCCACACCTCATCGGCCAGCAGCAAGCTGATCCACGGTGGCCTGCGTTACCTGGAACACTATGAATTCCGTCTGGTTCGCGAAGCGCTGGCCGAACGTGAGGTGCTACTGGAAAAAGCGCCGCACATCGTCAAGCCGATGCGTTTCGTGCTGCCTCACCGCCCGCACCTGCGCCCTGCGTGGATGATCCGCGCCGGGCTGTTCTTGTATGACCACCTTGGTAAACGCGAGAAGCTGGCAGCGTCGAAGACCATTCGCTTCGGCGCCAACAGCCCGCTGAACAGCTCGATCACCAAGGGCTTTGAATACTCCGATTGCTGGGTCGACGATGCTCGTCTGGTGGTGCTCAACGCCATGGCCGCCCGTGAAAAAGGCGCGCACATTCATACGCAGACCCGCTGCCTGGGCGCCCGTCGCAGCGGCGGCGTGTGGCACATGGACATGGAGCGTGCGGACGGCAGCCTGTTTTCCATCCGCGCCAAGGCGCTGGTCAACGCCGCTGGTCCATGGGTCGCCAAGTTCATTCGTGAAGATTTGAAGCTCGAATCGCAGTACGGCATTCGCCTGATTCAGGGCAGTCACTTGATCGTGCCGAAACTGTACGAAGGCGAAAATGCGTTCATTCTGCAGAACGAAGACCAGCGCATCGTGTTCGCCATTCCGTACCTCGAACGCTTCACCATCATCGGTACGACCGACCGCGAATACGCCGGCGATCCGGGGAAAGTGGCGATCACCGAAGGTGAGACCGATTATCTGCTGAAGATCGTTAACGATCACTTCAAGAAGCAACTCAGCCGTGCCGACATTCTGAGCACGTGGTCAGGCGTGCGTCCGCTGTGCAATGACGAGTCGGATAACCCGTCGGCGATCACCCGTGACTACACCTTGTCGCTGTCGGGGAGCGCCCAGGAGGCGCCGATCCTTTCGGTGTTCGGCGGCAAGCTGACCACCTACCGCAAACTGGCGGAATCGGCGATGCAGCAACTGGCGCCGTTCTTCCCGCAGATGAAGCCAAGCTGGACCGCAAAAGCCAGCCTGCCGGGCGGTGAAAGCATGACCACGCCAGCGTTGCTGGCGGCGCAACTGGAGCAGCGTTGCAGCTGGCTGCCAGCGGATATCGCCAAGCGCTGGTCGATTACTTATGGCTCACGCAGCTGGCGCATCGTCGAGGGCGTTCAAAGTCTCAGCGAAATGGGCGAACACTTGGGCGGCGGCCTGTACAGCCGCGAAGTGGACTACCTCTGCAGCGAGGAATGGGCGACCAAGGCGGAAGACATTCTGTGGCGCCGGACCAAGCTTGGCTTGTTCACCACTGACGAAGAGCACCAGAAGGTCCAGGCGTACCTGGATAAAGTGGCGGGCCGTAACGGTTCTCTTGAGCGGCTTGAATGGGCAGTGCCCGCACCAAAGATCCACGCATAA
- a CDS encoding glutamate/aspartate ABC transporter substrate-binding protein, whose amino-acid sequence MRIVPHILGAAIAAALITTPVFAAELTGTLKKIKESGTITLGHRDSSIPFSYIADASGVPVGYSADIQLKIVEAIKKDLDMPDLKVKYNLVTSQTRIPLVQNGTVDVECGSTTNNAERAQQVDFSVGIFEIGTRLLSKKDSDYKDFDNLKGKNVVTTAGTTSERILKSMNADKQMGMNVISAKDHGESFQMLESGRAVAFMMDDALLAGEMAKAKKPTDWEVTGTPQSYEIYGCMVRKDDAAFKKAVDDAIVATYKSGEINKIYDKWFTQPIPPKGLNLMFPMSEQLKALIANPNDKPAPDKKA is encoded by the coding sequence ATGCGCATCGTTCCCCATATCCTGGGCGCAGCCATTGCTGCCGCTTTGATCACCACCCCTGTTTTCGCCGCCGAACTGACGGGCACTCTGAAGAAAATCAAAGAGTCCGGCACCATTACCCTCGGTCACCGCGACTCATCCATTCCTTTCTCCTACATCGCTGACGCTTCCGGCGTGCCAGTGGGCTATTCCGCTGACATCCAGCTGAAGATCGTTGAAGCAATCAAAAAAGACCTGGACATGCCTGACCTGAAGGTCAAGTACAACCTGGTCACCTCCCAGACCCGTATCCCGCTGGTGCAGAACGGCACCGTCGACGTTGAATGCGGTTCGACCACCAACAACGCCGAGCGCGCCCAGCAAGTCGACTTCTCCGTCGGGATTTTCGAAATCGGCACCCGTCTGCTGAGCAAGAAAGACTCCGACTACAAAGACTTCGATAATCTCAAAGGCAAGAACGTCGTGACCACTGCCGGCACCACGTCCGAGCGCATCCTCAAGTCCATGAACGCCGACAAGCAGATGGGCATGAACGTGATTTCGGCCAAGGACCACGGCGAGTCGTTCCAGATGCTGGAATCGGGCCGCGCCGTCGCCTTCATGATGGACGACGCCCTGCTCGCGGGCGAAATGGCCAAGGCCAAGAAGCCGACCGATTGGGAAGTTACCGGAACGCCTCAGTCCTACGAAATCTACGGCTGCATGGTTCGCAAGGATGATGCTGCGTTCAAGAAAGCCGTTGATGACGCCATCGTTGCAACCTACAAATCGGGCGAGATCAACAAGATCTACGACAAGTGGTTCACCCAGCCGATTCCGCCAAAAGGCCTGAACCTGATGTTCCCGATGAGCGAACAGCTCAAGGCGCTGATCGCCAACCCGAACGACAAGCCGGCCCCGGACAAGAAGGCCTGA
- a CDS encoding amino acid ABC transporter permease has translation MNYNWDWGVFFKSTGVGSETYLDWYITGLGWTIAIAVAAWIIALLLGSVLGVMRTVPNRIVSSIAAIYVEIFRNVPLLVQLFIWYFLVPDLLPENLQEWYKQDLNPTTSAFLSVVVCLGLFTAARVCEQVRTGIQALPVGQESAARAMGFKLPQIYWNVLLPQAYRIIIPPLTSEFLNVFKNSSVASLIGLMELLAQTKQTAEFSANLFEAFTLATLIYFTLNMSLMLLMRLVEKKVAVPGLISVGGK, from the coding sequence ATGAATTACAACTGGGACTGGGGCGTGTTCTTCAAGTCCACGGGCGTCGGCAGCGAGACCTATCTGGACTGGTACATCACCGGGCTGGGCTGGACCATCGCCATTGCCGTTGCTGCCTGGATCATTGCGTTACTCCTGGGCTCGGTGCTCGGGGTGATGCGTACGGTGCCAAACCGCATCGTTTCTTCCATCGCCGCGATTTACGTGGAAATTTTCCGTAACGTGCCACTGCTGGTGCAGCTGTTCATCTGGTACTTCCTGGTGCCGGATCTGCTGCCTGAGAATCTGCAGGAGTGGTACAAGCAAGACCTCAATCCGACCACCTCGGCGTTCCTGAGTGTTGTCGTGTGCCTGGGGCTGTTCACCGCCGCACGTGTCTGCGAACAGGTGCGCACCGGTATTCAGGCGTTGCCGGTGGGGCAGGAATCCGCCGCCCGTGCCATGGGTTTCAAGCTGCCGCAAATCTACTGGAACGTGCTGCTGCCCCAGGCGTACCGAATCATCATTCCGCCGCTTACCTCCGAATTCCTCAACGTGTTCAAGAACTCGTCCGTGGCGTCGCTGATCGGCCTGATGGAATTGCTCGCGCAGACCAAACAGACCGCCGAGTTTTCCGCGAACCTGTTCGAAGCCTTCACCCTGGCGACGCTGATCTACTTCACGCTGAACATGAGCCTGATGCTGCTCATGCGTCTGGTCGAGAAGAAAGTCGCGGTGCCGGGCCTGATCTCCGTGGGAGGTAAATAA
- a CDS encoding amino acid ABC transporter permease — MMDFSGVIPAIPGMWNGMLMTLQLMAMGIVGGIIIGTILALMRLSSNKLASRVAGAYVNYFRSIPLLLVITWFYLAVPFVLRWITGEDTPIGAFTSCVVAFMMFEAAYFCEIVRAGVQSISRGQMGAAQALGMTYGQMMRLIILPQAFRKMTPLLLQQSIILFQDTSLVYTVGLVDFLNSARSSGDIIGRSNEFLIVAGLVYFTISFAASRLVKFMQKRLAV; from the coding sequence ATAATGGACTTCTCTGGAGTGATTCCTGCGATTCCGGGCATGTGGAACGGCATGCTCATGACCTTGCAGTTGATGGCCATGGGCATCGTGGGCGGCATCATCATCGGCACGATTCTGGCGCTGATGCGGTTGTCGTCGAACAAGCTGGCGTCACGTGTTGCCGGCGCCTACGTCAACTATTTCCGTTCGATTCCGCTGCTGCTGGTCATCACCTGGTTCTACCTGGCGGTGCCGTTCGTGCTGCGCTGGATCACCGGCGAAGACACGCCGATCGGCGCGTTCACCTCCTGCGTCGTGGCCTTCATGATGTTCGAGGCGGCCTACTTCTGTGAAATCGTGCGGGCCGGCGTTCAGTCGATTTCCCGTGGCCAGATGGGCGCCGCTCAGGCATTGGGCATGACCTACGGCCAGATGATGCGCCTGATCATCCTGCCCCAGGCGTTCCGCAAGATGACCCCGCTGCTGTTGCAGCAGAGCATCATCCTGTTTCAGGACACCTCGCTGGTCTACACAGTCGGTCTGGTCGACTTCCTCAACTCGGCACGCTCCAGCGGCGACATCATCGGGCGCTCCAACGAGTTCCTGATTGTCGCCGGTCTGGTGTACTTCACGATCAGCTTCGCCGCGTCGCGCCTGGTCAAGTTCATGCAAAAAAGGTTAGCCGTATGA
- a CDS encoding amino acid ABC transporter ATP-binding protein — protein sequence MISIKNINKWYGDFQVLTDCSTEVKKGEVIVVCGPSGSGKSTLIKCVNALEPFQKGDIVVDGTSIADPKTNLPKLRSRVGMVFQHFELFPHLTITENLTIAQIKVLGRSKEEATKKGLQLLERVGLSAHAHKHPGQLSGGQQQRVAIARALAMDPVVMLFDEPTSALDPEMVNEVLDVMVQLAHEGMTMMCVTHEMGFARKVADRVIFMDKGQIVEDCEKEEFFGDVNARSERAQQFLNKILQH from the coding sequence ATGATTTCCATCAAAAATATCAACAAGTGGTATGGGGACTTCCAGGTGCTGACCGATTGCAGCACTGAGGTCAAAAAAGGTGAAGTGATTGTGGTCTGCGGCCCGTCGGGCTCGGGCAAGTCCACGCTGATCAAGTGCGTCAACGCGCTGGAGCCGTTTCAGAAAGGCGACATCGTGGTCGATGGCACCTCGATCGCTGACCCGAAGACCAATCTGCCGAAATTGCGCTCGCGCGTCGGCATGGTGTTCCAGCATTTCGAACTGTTTCCGCACCTGACCATCACCGAAAACCTGACCATCGCGCAGATCAAGGTGCTGGGCCGCAGCAAGGAAGAGGCCACGAAAAAAGGCCTGCAACTGCTCGAACGTGTCGGCTTGTCGGCCCATGCCCACAAGCACCCGGGGCAACTGTCAGGCGGCCAGCAACAGCGTGTGGCGATTGCCCGCGCGCTGGCGATGGACCCAGTGGTGATGCTGTTCGACGAACCAACCTCCGCGCTCGACCCGGAAATGGTCAACGAAGTGCTGGACGTGATGGTGCAGCTGGCACACGAAGGCATGACAATGATGTGCGTGACTCACGAAATGGGCTTCGCCCGCAAAGTGGCGGATCGGGTGATCTTCATGGACAAGGGCCAGATCGTCGAAGACTGCGAGAAGGAAGAGTTCTTCGGCGACGTCAACGCGCGTTCCGAGCGGGCTCAGCAATTCCTCAACAAAATCCTGCAGCACTAA